A window of Tautonia plasticadhaerens contains these coding sequences:
- a CDS encoding TetR/AcrR family transcriptional regulator, whose product MGDREKTREALLEVGRRVFLEKGYSGAGLDAVLKAAGVPKGSFYYYFGSKEDFGLAVVDSFVEESDRALEAALEDRAIEPLVRLRRYFEAAAERFEGDRCRSGCLVGKLSQELAEQSETFRRRLSEAFDAWTVRVASCLEEARGLGELPAELDARALAELLTDGWQGSLLRAKTLQSPRPLRIFIDVMFRTVLRGPG is encoded by the coding sequence ATGGGCGATCGGGAGAAAACCAGGGAGGCGTTGCTGGAGGTCGGACGTCGGGTCTTCCTCGAGAAGGGTTACAGTGGCGCCGGGCTGGACGCGGTGTTGAAGGCGGCCGGGGTGCCGAAAGGCTCGTTTTATTACTACTTCGGCAGCAAGGAAGACTTCGGCCTGGCGGTGGTCGACTCCTTCGTCGAGGAGTCGGACCGGGCGTTGGAGGCGGCGTTGGAGGATCGAGCGATCGAGCCCCTGGTCCGCCTGAGACGCTACTTCGAGGCGGCCGCCGAGCGGTTCGAGGGGGACCGATGCCGGAGCGGCTGCCTGGTGGGCAAGCTGAGCCAGGAGCTGGCCGAGCAGAGCGAGACGTTCCGCCGCCGGCTCTCGGAGGCGTTCGACGCCTGGACCGTCCGGGTCGCCTCCTGCCTGGAGGAAGCCAGGGGGCTGGGCGAGTTGCCCGCCGAGCTCGACGCCCGGGCCCTGGCCGAGCTGCTGACCGACGGCTGGCAGGGGTCGCTCCTGAGGGCCAAGACCCTCCAGAGCCCCCGGCCGCTGCGGATCTTCATCGACGTCATGTTCCGGACGGTCCTCCGGGGACCCGGCTGA
- a CDS encoding efflux RND transporter permease subunit, which produces MRSFAHFFIDRPIFAAVLSIVITIVGGLAFVSLPVAQYPDVAPPTVVVSAQYPGASPDVIASTVATPLEQEVNGVEGMMYMESQSANDGSMTLTITFELGTDLDVAQVLVQNRVAVAEPRLPEEVRRIGITTRKQSPDLLLVAHLTSPDETYDQLYISNYGLLRVRDVLARVEGVGDVRIFGAREYSIRVWLDADKLASLGMTAGQVVQALQSQNVQVAAGAIGRSPIGPENELLLPVNTLGRLTDPQQFADVIVRTGEGGRLVRVGDVARVELGAWDYSVNSYLNEDQAVAVVVFQQPGSNAVETAENVIKALESLSADFPPGLVHRLIYNPTQYIQDSIDEVFETLFIAAGLVALTVLIFLQSWRATIIPLAAIPVSLVGTFAAMQVLGFSLNNLSLFGLVLAIGTVVDDAIVVVENVERNIDDGLSPREATRRSMDEISGALIATTLVLIAVFVPTAFLSGISGQFYRQFALTIAVSVAISTFVSLTLSPALCALLLKRRDARPDPFDRLWNLLLGWFFRAFNWSLDRSTAAYVFLLKRVIRGAALALILYVGLMVATGYGFRSVPAGFIPAQDQGYLIVAAQLPDGASLSRTDEVTRRIVFLARDTKGVGGAVAFAGFSGATRVNSSNAAAVFVTLDPFPKRIGEGVEHDAILGELRGKMASIAGAQVFVIPPPPVRGLGTGGGFKMMVQDRSGLGFDALQGATTELAMAANQVPGLVQVFSTFRAATPQIFADIDRTKVRMLDVPLERVFEALQVFLGSVYVNDFNLLGRTYRVAAQADVDFRNEAEDIGRLRVLSASGAPVPLGSLVELEEITAPDRVIRYNLYPAADLSGDTLPGYSTGQSLQAMERLAAEVLPRGISYEWTDIAFQEQRQTDTALYIFPLCVLFVFLVLAAQYESLNLPLAIILIVPMCLLSGIAGVALRGMDNNLLTQIGFVVLMGLASKNAILIVEFAKAKQDEGLDRVSAALEASRLRLRPILMTSFSFVLGVIPLLVAKGAGAEMRQALGTVVFYGMLGVTFFGLFFTPVFYVVLRRLAEGRRAAAKPAEEPEPEAATVA; this is translated from the coding sequence GTGAGGTCGTTCGCGCACTTCTTCATCGACCGGCCGATCTTCGCCGCCGTCCTCTCGATCGTCATCACGATCGTCGGCGGCCTGGCGTTCGTGAGCCTGCCGGTGGCCCAGTACCCCGACGTCGCCCCGCCGACGGTAGTCGTCTCGGCCCAGTACCCCGGCGCCTCCCCCGACGTGATCGCCAGCACGGTGGCGACGCCCCTGGAGCAGGAGGTCAACGGCGTCGAGGGCATGATGTACATGGAGTCGCAGTCGGCCAACGACGGCTCCATGACCCTGACCATCACCTTCGAGCTGGGCACCGACCTCGACGTGGCCCAGGTGCTGGTGCAGAACCGGGTGGCCGTGGCCGAACCGAGGCTGCCGGAGGAGGTCCGTCGGATCGGGATCACCACCCGCAAGCAGTCTCCCGACCTCTTGCTCGTGGCCCACCTGACCTCCCCCGACGAGACCTATGACCAGCTCTACATCAGCAACTACGGCCTGCTCCGGGTCCGGGACGTGCTGGCCAGGGTCGAGGGCGTGGGGGACGTCCGGATCTTCGGCGCCCGCGAGTACAGCATCCGGGTCTGGCTCGACGCCGACAAGCTCGCGTCGCTGGGGATGACGGCCGGGCAGGTGGTCCAGGCCCTGCAATCCCAGAACGTCCAGGTCGCCGCGGGCGCCATCGGCCGATCGCCGATCGGGCCGGAGAACGAACTGCTCCTGCCGGTGAACACGCTCGGCCGCCTCACAGACCCCCAGCAGTTCGCCGACGTGATCGTCCGCACCGGGGAGGGAGGCCGCCTCGTCCGGGTGGGCGACGTGGCCCGGGTCGAGCTGGGGGCCTGGGACTACTCGGTCAACAGTTATTTGAATGAGGACCAGGCCGTCGCCGTGGTCGTCTTCCAGCAGCCGGGCTCCAACGCGGTCGAGACGGCCGAGAACGTCATCAAGGCCCTCGAATCGCTGTCGGCCGACTTCCCGCCGGGGCTGGTCCACCGGCTCATCTACAACCCGACCCAGTATATCCAGGACTCGATCGACGAGGTCTTCGAGACGCTCTTCATCGCCGCCGGCCTGGTGGCCCTGACCGTCCTGATCTTCCTCCAGAGCTGGCGGGCGACGATCATCCCGCTGGCGGCCATCCCCGTCTCGCTCGTGGGCACGTTCGCGGCGATGCAGGTGCTCGGGTTCTCCCTGAACAACCTGTCGCTGTTCGGCCTGGTGCTGGCGATCGGCACGGTGGTCGACGACGCGATCGTGGTGGTCGAGAACGTGGAGCGGAACATCGACGACGGCCTCTCCCCCCGGGAGGCGACCCGGAGGTCGATGGACGAGATCAGCGGAGCGTTGATCGCCACCACGCTGGTCCTGATCGCCGTGTTCGTGCCCACCGCGTTCCTCTCGGGGATCAGCGGCCAGTTCTATCGGCAGTTCGCGCTGACGATCGCCGTCTCCGTCGCCATCTCGACCTTCGTCTCGCTCACGCTCAGCCCGGCCCTCTGCGCCCTGCTGCTGAAGCGGCGGGACGCCAGGCCGGACCCGTTCGACCGGCTCTGGAACCTGCTGCTCGGCTGGTTCTTCCGGGCGTTCAACTGGTCGCTCGACCGATCGACCGCCGCCTACGTCTTCCTGCTCAAGCGGGTGATCAGGGGTGCCGCCCTGGCGCTGATCCTCTACGTCGGCCTGATGGTCGCCACCGGCTACGGGTTCCGGTCGGTGCCGGCGGGGTTCATCCCGGCCCAGGACCAGGGCTACCTGATCGTCGCCGCCCAGCTGCCCGACGGCGCCTCCCTCTCCCGGACGGACGAGGTCACGCGTCGGATCGTCTTCCTGGCCCGAGACACCAAGGGGGTGGGCGGGGCCGTGGCCTTCGCCGGCTTCTCCGGGGCCACCCGGGTGAACAGCTCCAACGCGGCGGCCGTCTTCGTCACGCTCGACCCGTTCCCCAAGCGGATCGGTGAGGGCGTGGAGCACGACGCGATCCTCGGCGAGCTTCGGGGCAAGATGGCCTCGATCGCCGGGGCCCAGGTGTTCGTCATCCCGCCTCCCCCCGTCCGGGGCCTCGGCACCGGAGGAGGGTTCAAGATGATGGTCCAGGACCGATCCGGCCTCGGCTTCGACGCCCTGCAGGGCGCGACCACCGAGCTGGCGATGGCCGCCAACCAGGTCCCCGGCCTGGTCCAGGTCTTCTCCACCTTCCGGGCCGCCACCCCCCAAATCTTCGCCGACATCGACCGGACCAAGGTCCGGATGCTCGACGTCCCCCTGGAGCGGGTCTTCGAGGCCTTGCAGGTCTTCCTCGGATCCGTCTACGTCAATGATTTCAACCTGCTCGGCCGCACCTACCGGGTGGCCGCCCAGGCCGACGTCGATTTCCGGAACGAGGCCGAGGACATCGGTCGGCTCCGGGTGCTCAGCGCCTCGGGGGCCCCGGTGCCGCTCGGGTCGCTCGTCGAGCTGGAGGAGATCACGGCCCCGGACCGGGTGATCCGCTACAACCTCTACCCCGCCGCAGACCTCTCCGGCGACACGCTGCCCGGCTACAGCACCGGCCAGTCGCTCCAGGCCATGGAGCGGCTCGCGGCCGAGGTCCTGCCCCGGGGCATCTCGTACGAGTGGACCGACATCGCCTTCCAGGAGCAGCGGCAGACGGACACGGCCCTGTATATCTTCCCGCTCTGCGTGCTGTTCGTCTTCCTCGTCCTGGCGGCCCAGTACGAGAGCCTGAACCTGCCGCTGGCGATCATCCTGATCGTGCCGATGTGCCTGCTGTCGGGCATCGCCGGGGTGGCCCTGCGGGGGATGGACAACAACCTGCTCACGCAGATCGGCTTCGTCGTGCTCATGGGCCTGGCGAGCAAGAATGCGATCCTGATCGTCGAGTTCGCCAAGGCCAAGCAGGACGAGGGGCTCGACCGCGTCTCGGCCGCGCTGGAGGCCAGTCGGCTCCGGCTCCGGCCGATCCTGATGACCTCCTTCTCGTTCGTCCTGGGCGTGATCCCGCTGCTGGTCGCCAAGGGTGCCGGGGCCGAGATGCGGCAGGCCCTCGGCACGGTCGTCTTCTACGGCATGCTCGGCGTGACGTTCTTCGGCCTGTTCTTCACCCCGGTCTTCTACGTCGTGCTCCGTCGCCTCGCCGAGGGCAGGCGGGCGGCAGCGAAGCCGGCGGAGGAGCCCGAGCCGGAGGCGGCCACGGTCGCCTGA
- a CDS encoding DUF4291 domain-containing protein: MILDTEPYLEQQARWPRSGRHILAQHDAGSVVVYQAFCPGIGHFAARHGRLGGGFSLGRMSWIKPNFLWMMYRCGWATKPDQEVVLAIRLSRSGFDEVLRLAVHSSSCPEVYGTEAAWKEAVARSDVRLQWDPDHGPSGQPLQRRAIQLGLRGEALSRYVEEWAMEIEDITGFVREQRAHAASPFERLVTPREGVYPVEDAEVARKLGLSEWGGEPLAPS; this comes from the coding sequence ATGATCCTGGACACCGAGCCCTACCTGGAGCAGCAGGCCCGCTGGCCCCGTTCCGGACGCCACATCCTGGCCCAGCACGACGCCGGCTCGGTCGTCGTCTACCAGGCATTCTGCCCGGGGATCGGGCACTTCGCCGCCCGGCACGGCCGCCTCGGCGGCGGGTTCAGCCTGGGCCGGATGAGTTGGATCAAGCCGAACTTCCTCTGGATGATGTACCGTTGCGGCTGGGCGACCAAGCCGGACCAGGAGGTCGTCCTGGCCATCCGGCTGAGTCGGTCCGGCTTCGACGAGGTGCTCCGGCTGGCCGTCCACTCCTCCTCCTGCCCCGAGGTCTACGGCACCGAGGCGGCGTGGAAGGAGGCCGTGGCCCGCTCGGACGTGCGGCTCCAGTGGGACCCGGACCACGGGCCTTCGGGGCAGCCGCTCCAACGGCGGGCGATCCAGCTTGGGCTCCGGGGCGAGGCCCTGTCCCGCTATGTCGAGGAGTGGGCGATGGAGATCGAGGACATCACGGGGTTCGTCCGGGAGCAGCGTGCCCATGCCGCCTCTCCGTTCGAGCGGCTGGTCACCCCCAGGGAGGGGGTGTATCCGGTCGAGGATGCCGAGGTCGCCAGGAAACTGGGCCTGTCGGAATGGGGGGGCGAGCCGCTCGCCCCATCGTGA
- a CDS encoding efflux RND transporter periplasmic adaptor subunit: protein MNFRDRIAWAGLALGLLAGVAGCREAAPSPAMPPPSVVVAEPMARDVTEWDYFTGRLQAVQEVEVRARVGGYLDEIHFKDGDLVDEGELLFTIDPRPYEATRDQARARVEQAQAQLELARREQNRSAQLVRRNAETQEEYDIKASQVRQAEADVAAAEAALEAAELDVEFCTIEAPVSGRIGRHLITEGNLVNGEAGQATMLTTIVSLDPIHVYFDANERDYLKYVRQSQEGTRPSSREFATPISVQLADEEGFPHPGTMDFVDNRVDQFTGTMRGRAILPNPEGVLTPGLFAKVRLPGSPRYRATLLPDGAIVRDQSQTFVFLVSDEGEARRRQVEIGRAVAGLRIVRDGVGPEDRVIIEGIQAVRDGVEVRAEPGAIEVDEELWAREMPAEGGYPPNAGAVGFAAGRRYAP from the coding sequence ATGAATTTCCGGGATCGAATCGCGTGGGCCGGGCTCGCCCTCGGCCTGTTGGCCGGGGTCGCCGGCTGCCGGGAAGCCGCGCCGTCACCGGCCATGCCGCCGCCCTCGGTGGTGGTGGCCGAGCCGATGGCACGCGACGTGACCGAGTGGGACTACTTCACGGGTCGGCTCCAGGCCGTTCAGGAGGTCGAGGTCCGGGCCCGGGTGGGGGGCTACCTCGACGAGATCCACTTCAAGGATGGGGACCTGGTGGACGAGGGGGAGTTGCTCTTCACGATCGACCCCCGCCCCTACGAGGCCACCCGGGATCAGGCACGGGCCCGAGTCGAGCAGGCGCAGGCGCAGCTGGAGCTGGCCCGTCGCGAGCAGAACCGGTCGGCCCAGCTCGTCCGCCGCAACGCCGAGACCCAGGAGGAGTACGACATCAAGGCCAGCCAGGTCCGCCAGGCCGAGGCCGACGTCGCCGCGGCCGAGGCCGCCCTGGAGGCCGCCGAGCTGGACGTGGAGTTCTGCACGATCGAGGCCCCCGTCTCCGGCCGGATCGGCCGACACCTGATCACCGAGGGGAACCTCGTCAACGGCGAGGCCGGCCAGGCCACGATGCTGACGACCATCGTCTCCCTCGACCCGATCCACGTCTACTTCGACGCCAATGAGCGGGACTACCTCAAGTACGTCCGGCAGTCCCAGGAGGGCACCCGCCCCAGCTCCCGGGAGTTCGCCACCCCGATCTCCGTCCAGCTCGCCGACGAGGAGGGCTTCCCCCACCCGGGCACGATGGACTTCGTCGACAACCGGGTCGATCAGTTCACGGGGACGATGCGGGGGAGGGCGATCCTCCCCAACCCGGAGGGCGTCCTGACCCCCGGCCTCTTCGCCAAGGTCCGGCTGCCGGGGAGCCCCCGCTATCGGGCGACCCTTCTGCCCGACGGGGCGATCGTGCGGGACCAGTCGCAGACCTTCGTCTTCCTCGTCTCCGACGAGGGCGAGGCCCGACGCCGACAGGTCGAGATCGGCCGGGCCGTGGCCGGGCTCCGGATCGTCAGAGACGGCGTCGGTCCGGAGGACCGGGTCATCATCGAGGGGATCCAGGCGGTCCGGGACGGCGTCGAGGTCAGGGCGGAGCCGGGGGCCATCGAGGTCGACGAGGAGCTCTGGGCCCGCGAGATGCCCGCCGAAGGGGGCTATCCCCCGAACGCCGGCGCCGTCGGCTTCGCCGCCGGCAGGAGGTACGCCCCGTGA
- a CDS encoding calcineurin-like phosphoesterase C-terminal domain-containing protein, translating to MTRIRLGRMAVLLALAAPASEASTAAQDAPRQDTPRTATGVVFHDRDRDAERDDDEEGVPGVKVSNGREIVATDPEGRYELPVDDDTILFVIKPRGWMTPVNGDNLPRFYYVHKPEGSPQSRFPGVGPTGPLPGSVDFALSPQAEPEVFRALFFGDPQPRDVKEVEYFAHDVIEPILGEGIDASFGVTLGDIAFDDLSVMEPLNRAIALIGIPWYNVIGNHDLNYEAADDAHSDETFERIYGPSYYAFDHGPVHFLVLDDVTWFVPEGEGRGRYKGGLGDRQMDFIRNDLAMIPEDQLVVLMMHIPLVDVEDRHELYRLIEKRPFSLSVSAHTHYLEHLFIGEEDGYRGEQPHHHVVNVTVCGSWWGGAPDELGIPHTTMRDGAPNGYSILTFDGQTYDIEFRAARRPADHQMTIFAPEEISSSESGETEVLVNVFNGSDKSVVELAFGDDGEWTRLPRVAAEDPFYRRMKDLESGENPPPGRRLPDVIKSPHLWRGTLPVGPEAGTYPIRVRTIDQFGKIYEDRRIIRIR from the coding sequence GTGACTCGCATCCGACTGGGCCGAATGGCCGTCCTGCTCGCCCTGGCGGCACCCGCTTCCGAGGCCTCGACTGCGGCACAGGACGCGCCGAGGCAGGACACGCCGAGGACTGCCACCGGCGTCGTCTTCCACGATCGAGACCGAGACGCCGAGCGGGACGATGACGAGGAGGGGGTGCCCGGCGTCAAGGTCTCCAACGGCCGGGAGATCGTGGCCACCGACCCCGAGGGGCGATACGAATTGCCCGTCGACGACGACACCATCCTCTTCGTGATCAAGCCGCGGGGCTGGATGACCCCGGTCAACGGGGACAACTTGCCCCGGTTCTACTACGTCCACAAACCGGAAGGCTCCCCCCAGTCCCGCTTCCCCGGCGTCGGTCCGACCGGCCCCTTGCCCGGCTCGGTCGACTTCGCGCTCTCCCCCCAGGCCGAGCCGGAGGTCTTCCGGGCCCTGTTCTTCGGCGACCCGCAACCGAGGGACGTCAAGGAGGTCGAGTACTTCGCCCACGACGTGATCGAGCCGATCCTCGGCGAGGGGATCGACGCCTCCTTCGGCGTCACCCTGGGGGACATCGCCTTCGACGACCTCTCGGTCATGGAACCCCTGAACCGGGCGATCGCGCTGATCGGCATCCCCTGGTACAACGTCATCGGCAACCACGACCTGAACTACGAGGCGGCCGACGACGCGCACTCCGACGAGACCTTCGAGCGTATCTATGGCCCCTCCTACTACGCCTTCGACCACGGGCCGGTCCACTTCCTCGTGCTCGACGACGTCACCTGGTTCGTCCCCGAGGGCGAGGGCCGGGGCCGCTACAAGGGCGGCCTGGGCGACCGGCAGATGGACTTCATCCGCAACGACCTGGCCATGATCCCCGAGGACCAGCTCGTCGTGCTGATGATGCACATCCCGCTCGTCGACGTCGAGGACCGCCACGAGCTCTACCGGCTGATCGAGAAACGCCCCTTCTCCCTCTCCGTCTCGGCCCACACCCACTACCTCGAACACCTCTTCATCGGCGAGGAGGACGGCTACCGGGGCGAGCAACCGCACCACCACGTCGTCAACGTGACCGTATGCGGGAGTTGGTGGGGGGGCGCCCCCGACGAATTGGGGATCCCCCACACCACCATGAGAGACGGCGCCCCTAACGGCTACTCGATCTTGACCTTCGACGGCCAGACCTATGACATCGAGTTCCGGGCCGCCAGACGCCCCGCAGACCACCAGATGACCATCTTCGCCCCCGAGGAAATCTCCTCCTCCGAGTCCGGCGAAACCGAGGTGCTGGTCAACGTCTTCAACGGCTCGGACAAGTCCGTCGTCGAACTGGCGTTCGGCGACGACGGGGAATGGACGCGACTGCCTCGCGTCGCCGCCGAGGACCCCTTCTACCGACGGATGAAGGACCTGGAATCCGGAGAGAATCCTCCCCCGGGCCGGCGCCTCCCCGACGTGATCAAGTCTCCCCACCTCTGGCGCGGTACCCTCCCGGTAGGCCCCGAGGCGGGCACCTACCCGATCCGGGTCCGGACGATCGACCAGTTCGGCAAGATCTATGAAGACCGGCGGATCATCCGGATCCGCTGA
- a CDS encoding DmpA family aminopeptidase, with protein MSTPLIAPAAMFLLGAVALVRGPVGDDRPRARELGVRPGVFPTGPLNAITDVPGVRVGQVTLIEGDDVRTGVTAILPHGGDLFREKVPGAVFVGNAFGKLAGSTQVRELGTIETPIILTNTLSVGTAVGAVVRYTLDRPGNDDVRSVNALVGETNDGGLNDIRGGHVSVGHVLDAIRNASAGPVAEGSVGAGTGCEAFGWKGGIGTSSRVLPDRLGGWKLGVLVQANFGGVLTIGGTPVGQELGRYAYKDAVGQGEGTDRSGDGSCMVVVATDAPIDARDLERLAARGIFGLARTGSSFSHGSGDFAIAFSTAPGLRVRHGDSAVRSREILPSDAASPLFQAALEATEEAVENAILRASTTTGNGRTVEGIPIDRVRQILRARGITEDRHP; from the coding sequence ATGTCCACCCCCCTGATCGCACCGGCGGCGATGTTCCTGCTGGGCGCCGTGGCCCTGGTGCGGGGGCCGGTCGGCGACGATCGCCCCAGGGCCCGGGAGCTCGGCGTCCGGCCGGGAGTATTCCCGACCGGCCCGCTCAACGCGATCACCGACGTGCCCGGCGTCCGCGTCGGCCAGGTGACGCTGATCGAGGGGGACGACGTCCGGACTGGCGTCACCGCGATCCTGCCCCACGGCGGGGACCTCTTCCGGGAGAAGGTGCCGGGCGCCGTCTTCGTCGGCAACGCCTTCGGCAAGCTCGCAGGGTCGACCCAGGTGCGGGAACTGGGGACGATCGAGACGCCGATCATCCTCACCAACACGCTCTCCGTCGGCACGGCCGTCGGGGCGGTCGTCCGGTATACCCTCGACCGGCCGGGCAACGACGACGTGCGGTCGGTCAACGCCCTGGTCGGCGAGACCAATGACGGCGGCCTGAACGACATCCGGGGCGGTCACGTCTCGGTGGGGCACGTCCTCGACGCGATCCGGAACGCCTCGGCGGGACCGGTCGCAGAGGGGAGCGTCGGCGCCGGGACCGGCTGCGAGGCGTTCGGCTGGAAGGGGGGGATCGGGACCTCGTCCCGGGTGCTCCCGGACCGGCTCGGCGGCTGGAAGCTCGGGGTGTTGGTCCAGGCGAATTTCGGCGGAGTCTTAACGATTGGCGGCACGCCGGTCGGCCAGGAACTCGGCCGATACGCCTACAAGGACGCGGTGGGGCAGGGGGAGGGGACCGACCGCTCCGGGGACGGATCGTGCATGGTCGTCGTCGCCACCGACGCCCCGATCGACGCCCGGGACCTGGAACGACTGGCCGCCCGGGGCATCTTCGGCCTCGCCCGCACCGGTTCCTCGTTCAGTCACGGCAGCGGGGATTTCGCCATCGCCTTCTCCACGGCCCCCGGGCTCCGCGTCCGGCACGGGGATTCGGCCGTCCGATCCCGGGAGATCCTCCCCTCGGATGCCGCCTCCCCGCTGTTCCAGGCCGCGCTCGAGGCGACCGAGGAGGCGGTCGAGAACGCGATCCTCCGGGCCTCCACCACCACCGGCAACGGCCGGACGGTCGAGGGGATCCCGATCGACCGCGTCCGCCAGATCCTCCGGGCGCGTGGGATCACCGAAGATCGGCACCCCTGA
- a CDS encoding helix-turn-helix domain-containing protein, with translation MRSNLRDSLNIAPGATTFVDGEQVGEDHVLEEGETLEFLRPVGRKGVGRVWTVEQFCDHFQITVEQFEQLLGLGLRPLRWPDGAIRLCEDQVDRFLDQHLGLVQRPLPVPPEFLSPQDAAAFLGITSEALDHLRKARKIRAVQVGNQRGFVYAIVDLRDFASSRIIPTAEEELRKRGRGRR, from the coding sequence GTGCGGTCGAATCTGCGTGATTCCCTGAACATCGCCCCCGGGGCGACGACGTTCGTTGACGGCGAGCAAGTCGGTGAGGATCACGTCCTGGAGGAGGGCGAGACGCTTGAGTTCCTGCGTCCCGTGGGGCGGAAGGGCGTTGGTCGGGTCTGGACGGTCGAGCAATTCTGCGATCACTTCCAGATCACCGTGGAGCAGTTCGAGCAACTCCTCGGCCTCGGCCTGCGGCCTCTCCGCTGGCCCGACGGCGCCATTCGCCTCTGCGAGGATCAGGTTGATCGCTTCCTCGACCAGCATCTCGGCCTTGTCCAACGCCCCCTCCCCGTGCCGCCGGAGTTCCTCTCCCCCCAGGACGCCGCCGCTTTCCTGGGGATCACGTCGGAGGCACTGGATCACCTCCGGAAAGCCCGGAAGATCAGGGCGGTCCAGGTCGGCAATCAGCGGGGATTCGTCTACGCCATCGTCGATCTGCGGGACTTCGCCTCCAGCCGAATCATCCCGACTGCCGAGGAGGAACTGCGGAAGCGGGGCCGTGGGCGCCGCTGA
- a CDS encoding tyrosine-type recombinase/integrase, giving the protein MSSRLPIRKFIKVWIKKRKNNRLKDGSRTTSYTLEWVEFGRRRFQSLGKHASATYARQAAADLEKELNAPDRRESLDPITWDDFQKKYLDTHYPGHDLPPAGRKEAERAWGKSLKSMLGERRVLKDFGRIAQPGWCHEIAGDVRETYVQKRLVEVPSADSVNADLRLLRLFFNVLEDWKHRPEDSNPFSGRGRASVGARQKRAKQRIMEAKPKHFTRQQIVALLDQADREVAERPEDWGRRRLQALVYFAAYTGARIGEVLHLEWDEIDWEAGIAWLNFKIEHDLKTEGAAAPIGLPDALIDNLRDWERHRTCRWVFPNAKQKPWVTSTPGYKPLDQLKALAGRAGIDHATWKMFRHSMTTHAKQWFGLSAEQVKSQLRHTTTETQKHYDQHDKENLRAMVRGLDFRR; this is encoded by the coding sequence ATGTCGAGCCGGTTGCCCATCCGCAAGTTCATCAAGGTCTGGATCAAGAAGCGGAAGAACAACCGCCTGAAGGACGGCAGCCGCACCACCAGCTACACGCTTGAGTGGGTGGAATTCGGGCGACGGCGCTTCCAGTCCCTCGGCAAGCATGCATCCGCCACCTACGCCCGCCAGGCCGCCGCCGACCTGGAGAAGGAACTCAACGCCCCCGACCGGCGCGAGAGCCTCGACCCGATCACCTGGGACGACTTCCAGAAGAAGTACCTCGATACCCACTACCCCGGCCACGACCTGCCCCCGGCGGGACGCAAGGAGGCCGAACGCGCCTGGGGCAAGAGCCTCAAGTCGATGCTCGGGGAGCGGCGGGTCCTGAAGGACTTCGGGCGGATCGCCCAGCCGGGCTGGTGCCACGAGATTGCGGGCGATGTCCGGGAGACCTACGTCCAGAAGCGGCTGGTTGAGGTCCCCTCGGCCGATAGCGTCAACGCCGACCTCCGGCTCCTGCGGCTGTTCTTCAACGTCCTGGAGGACTGGAAACACCGCCCGGAGGATTCGAACCCCTTCTCCGGGCGGGGGCGGGCCAGCGTGGGCGCGAGACAGAAACGTGCCAAGCAGCGGATCATGGAGGCGAAGCCCAAGCACTTCACTCGGCAGCAGATCGTCGCCCTGCTCGACCAGGCTGACCGGGAGGTCGCCGAGCGGCCGGAGGACTGGGGTCGCCGCCGGCTCCAGGCCCTCGTCTACTTCGCCGCCTACACCGGGGCGCGGATCGGCGAGGTACTGCACCTGGAATGGGACGAGATCGACTGGGAGGCGGGCATCGCCTGGCTGAACTTCAAGATCGAGCACGATCTCAAGACCGAGGGCGCGGCCGCCCCCATTGGGCTACCCGACGCCCTGATCGACAATCTCCGTGACTGGGAGCGACACCGGACGTGCCGCTGGGTCTTTCCGAACGCGAAGCAGAAGCCCTGGGTCACGAGCACGCCGGGCTACAAGCCGCTCGACCAACTCAAGGCCCTGGCCGGGCGGGCGGGCATCGACCATGCGACATGGAAGATGTTCCGCCACTCGATGACGACCCACGCCAAGCAGTGGTTCGGACTGTCTGCCGAGCAGGTCAAGTCGCAGCTACGCCACACGACTACCGAGACCCAGAAACACTATGACCAGCACGACAAGGAGAACCTGCGGGCAATGGTCCGAGGGCTCGACTTCCGTCGGTGA